The Methanococcoides methylutens genome segment CCCTAACAGCTCCTCTGGAAGAACAAGCTGTCTGAGGTCAGGGTGGTTGTTGAACTTAACACCGAACAGTTCGTAAGTTTCTCTTTCGTACCAGTTAGCATTCCAATAGACAGGAACAATGGACTCGATCTCAGGAGCATCCCTTGGAAGCTTCACCTTAATGGTAAGCAATACAGGATGGTCGTATGAAGCTATGTGATAAACAACCACGATCTCGTCCTTTTTAGGATAGTCTATTGCAGTTTCGCTTGAAAGATGGCCAAATGCAAGTTCATCTTTCAGGTACTGGCAAACGTCTTTGATCTTTTCAGGTTCCAGATAAGCAGAGATCCTTATGTCAGAATCTACCTTTGCGTCCGTAAGGGAATCCTGGAACTTGTTGACCAATGAATCAATAATGCTTTTTGCATCCATGATATAACCTCAATAATCCGTTCCATGGTCCTTTTTGGCCATGATCTTCTTCTGAAGCTCAAGGAATCCCTGGAGCAGGGCTTCCGGCCTTGGTGGACATCCTGGAATAAAAACGTCTATAGGGAACAATTTGTCAATGTTCTGCACTGTGCTGTAGGATTCATAGAAAGGACCACCACTAATAGAGCAGTCACCCATGCATATTACCCACTTTGGTGCAGCCATCTGTTCCCAGAGTTTCTGAAGTGCAGGAAGGTACTTCCTTGTCACATATCCACTGATGATCATGACATCTGCATGCCTTGGGGAATTACGTGGAATGATACCGAACCTGTCAGTATCATAGTGAGCACAACCTGTAGCGATCATTTCCACACCACAGCAACCCATTGGCTGAGTCATGAACCATAGGGAGTTCTTCCTACCCCAGTTTATTGCATCCTGTGCTTTTGTCTTTTTCAAGAAATCAGTGATAGCCATGGAAGTGGTGGTAATGACACCTGGAATCTCTTCCACGTACTCTTCCTGATCCTCAACTGGTACATTATCGTTTAATTCATCCATTTAAGAGCACCCTTCTTCCATAAGTAGGCATATCCAAACAACAAAACGAAAATGAAGATCAACATCTCAACGATCGCTGTTACCATATCGACACCATTGCCTATGTATACCATAGCCCATGGGTAAAGGAAAAGAACTTCGATATCGAACAGAACGAATGCGATCGCATAAAGATAATACTCAACATTGAACTGTATTCGCGCATCTCCTAACGGATCGGAACCACATTCATAGGTCGCATATTTATTAGGTGATTTGCTTCTGGGGCTCAACAACTTGACCATAGCCATTGTTGCAGGTGGCATCAGAAGCGAAACAACAAGAAACACAGCAACCGGAATGTAACTATTGATAATATTGCTACTATCGATTATTACTGACATGATGAATCACCTGATGATTACTAATCGTAGATATTACAATCGTAGATATAGTATTCTCTATATAACTATTTCCAAATACTAGTCATTCATGATAAAACATGACGATATATAGAATAGGCAGTATACATAATTAAAGAATAAAATAGATAATATATATTTCTATTTTAAGTTATAATAAACGAAATTTGCAATAAATAATAGAAATGATAAAAAAGCTGATCAAAAAAATAGTCATTAAAATAAGAATGCTGAGAAGCAGGTGATGCCCTGCTCCTCCAACCATCAGACCAGTTTAGGTGAGAAGTATTTCTTGATCATGGCACCACAGTTTGAACAGGAAATAACAAGCCATTCACCAACTTCTTCCGATTCATACTTGTCAAAGATGGATGAGCCGCAACTGGGGCACATATAGTGCTCCTTAAAGTAGTAATGATAGAACTGAGGAGTCTGCT includes the following:
- the fpoC gene encoding F420H2 dehydrogenase subunit FpoC — encoded protein: MDAKSIIDSLVNKFQDSLTDAKVDSDIRISAYLEPEKIKDVCQYLKDELAFGHLSSETAIDYPKKDEIVVVYHIASYDHPVLLTIKVKLPRDAPEIESIVPVYWNANWYERETYELFGVKFNNHPDLRQLVLPEELLGDWPLRKDYEGFPNTTARNLV
- the fpoB gene encoding F(420)H(2) dehydrogenase subunit B, yielding MDELNDNVPVEDQEEYVEEIPGVITTTSMAITDFLKKTKAQDAINWGRKNSLWFMTQPMGCCGVEMIATGCAHYDTDRFGIIPRNSPRHADVMIISGYVTRKYLPALQKLWEQMAAPKWVICMGDCSISGGPFYESYSTVQNIDKLFPIDVFIPGCPPRPEALLQGFLELQKKIMAKKDHGTDY
- the fpoA gene encoding F420H2 dehydrogenase subunit FpoA, translated to MSVIIDSSNIINSYIPVAVFLVVSLLMPPATMAMVKLLSPRSKSPNKYATYECGSDPLGDARIQFNVEYYLYAIAFVLFDIEVLFLYPWAMVYIGNGVDMVTAIVEMLIFIFVLLFGYAYLWKKGALKWMN